The following coding sequences are from one Rutidosis leptorrhynchoides isolate AG116_Rl617_1_P2 chromosome 11, CSIRO_AGI_Rlap_v1, whole genome shotgun sequence window:
- the LOC139874958 gene encoding uncharacterized protein, whose product MENISDYSLKKKGRKRIQENNESVSRSHNRQQRHQSPIREVHSIQTNSINVAITNTAVPPTFDAVLNRRIRKDIISQKRSNTSNTTHSVNSGTPQATSSRKLRRKKISITTNNTLNTTPCTPPIMTGGFQSSASTKYYDDGDPTYKCAACGAMLWYQEILRGISTKGLAGAYSLCCLKGKIALSKFDKPPPKLLLDLYTNKHPLSKHFFENIRQYNMIFAFTSMGGKVDTSINKGKGPYTFRIRGQNCHRYGGLVPVVGSSPKFSQLYIYDTGNEAANRKNAIGSRAHPSNSTTSGLDEGLINQLMELLNDCKELVKSFRMARDTYETNPNVEFKLRLKGRRDKDGRTYNLPTADEIAALIVGDIDMSFDERDIIIDSHEEGLKRISELHLQYLGLQYPLIFAYGEDGYRTDIFHRDIDGSTSRKKKRVTMREFFAYKIQERREPSLLHNAKKLYQQFLVDAYTMVESERISYIRNNQHIMRCDSLRNLTNHANLGNSDTSMLGNPYYKLPSSFTGSARYMVENYRDAMALCRTFGYPDLFLTFTCNPKWTEITRELKGTNMKAKDNPVLLARIFKIKLDRLMHDLKHNKLFGKVVRDVYTVEFQKRGLPHVHICLFLHQKDKMPNPEDVDSFICAEIPDRNSDPELYKLVSDLMMHGPCEEMNPNCPCTDDDKKCTKHFPKPFSDYTSVDKEGYPIYRRRNDGRTVSKLGHDLDNRHVVPYNPYLLKRYQAHLNVEWCNQVGSIRYLFKYINKGNDRVTAEEVLDNVLNKPSVNYSMFLEWMNCNKKSEEARKLTYVEFPSKFCWQQDAKIWTRRKIGSGSVGRIHHVSPSSGELFYLRILLNKVRGPKSYEDIRTVNGKVYDTFKQACYEMGLLDDDQEYIDGIKEASTWDSGLSRPEFVYQNTIQYLSADLLRHERRTFSNAGLEVSPELIENATLYEIEKILQRNCSTLKNFSTMPYPAEAFTSMPQNPLITDELCYSRSMLVDEFSALFSKLTDEQKKAYEKIVSAIDEGKGGVFFLYGYGGTGKTFLWKTLSASIRSRGDIVLNTASSGIAALLLSGGRTAHSRFAIPIDPTEDSFCHITPSSNLAELIRQTKLIICDEAPMVHKHCFEAFDRSLRDICRPITPNSMETPFGGKVIVFGGDFRQVLPVVQWGKREDIVGASLNSSYIWNHVEVLKLTINMRLGLGTDHVVEEETNSFADWILRIGNGTVGETNDGEFDVDIPDEVLITDAEDPIGSLIASIYPNFIQNLGNPEYYEDRAILAPTHDVVNIINDHMMTFLDGEEMVYLSSDSICHIQYGGLPKHRLVLKVGVPVMLLRNVDQSSGLCNGTRLQITKLTEKMIEAKILTGTHVGKLTCIPWMLIVPTDKRIPFRFQRRQYPLSVCFAMTINKSQGQSLSHVGLFLERPVFSHGQLYVALSRVRSKSGLKVLIVNKDKTLGNSTKNVVYKEVLQYL is encoded by the exons CACGAAAATTGAGAAGAAAGAAGATAAGTATTACAACAAATAACACTCTGAATACAACACCATGTACACCTCCTATAATGACAGGAGGATTTCAATCATCAGCTTCAACAA AATACTATGATGATGGTGATCCAACCTACAAGTGTGCCGCTTGTGGTGCAATGTTATGGTACCAAGAGATCTTGCGTGGGATTTCGACTAAAGGACTTGCAGGTGCTTATTCATTATGTTGTCTAAAGGGAAAGATTGCTCTATCTAAATTTGATAAACCGCCACCAAAACTCTTGCTTGATCTATACACAAATAAACATCCATTGAGCAAACATTTTTTTGAAAATATACGACAATACAACATGATCTTTGCGTTTACCTCTATGGGCGGTAAGGTTGATACATCAATAAACAAAGGTAAAGGTCCATATACTTTCCGCATACGTGGTCAAAATTGTCACAGATACGGTGGTTTGGTCCCTGTTGTTGGTTCATCACCTAAATTCTCACAGCTATACATTTACGACACGGGCAACGAGGCTGCGAATAGGAAGAATGCAATTGG ATCTCGTGCACATCCGTCAAACAGTACGACATCAGGTCTTGATGAAGGTTTAATAAATCAACTTATGGAGCTATTAAATGATTGCAAGGAACTCGTCAAATCGTTTAGAATGGCTCGTGACACTTATGAGACTAACCCAAATGTTGAGTTTAAGCTTAGATTAAAAGGCAGAAGGGATAAAGATGGTCGAACCTACAATCTTCCCACAGCTGACGAGATTGCTGCTTTAATTGTTGGAGATATAGACATGTCTTTTGATGAACGCGACATAATAATCGACAGCCATGAAGAGGGCTTAAAACGTATCAGTGAATTACATTTGCAATATCTCGGTCTACAGTATCCACTAATATTTGCATATGGTGAAGATGGCTATAGAACTGATATTTTTCATAGAGATATCGATGGATCTACATCAAGGAAAAAAAAAAGGGTTACCATGAGAGAATTTTTTGCATATAAAATTCAAGAGAGACGAGAGCCATCCCTTTTACACAATGCTAAGAAACTATATCAACAATTTTTGGTAGATGCCTACACAATGGTTGAATCCGAACGAATCTCCTACATACGCAACAATCAACATATTATGCGATGTGATTCATTGAGAAACTTAACCAACCATGCAAATCTTGGCAACAGTGATACCAGTATGTTAGGTAACCCATACTACAAGCTACCTTCTTCATTTACGGGAAGTGCAAGGTATATGGTGGAAAATTACCGTGATGCAATGGCTTTGTGTAGAACGTTTGGTTATCCAGATCTTTTCCTCACCTTCACTTGTAATCCTAAGTGGACCGAAATTACAAGGGAATTGAAAGGTACTAATATGAAAGCCAAAGATAACCCTGTTTTATTAGCAAGAATCTTCAAGATCAAGCTCGATAGGCTTATGCATGATTTGAAGCATAACAAACTTTTTGGAAAGGTCGTACgag ATGTCTATACGGTTGAATTTCAAAAACGTGGTTTACCGCACGTTCATATTTGTCTTTTCCTCCATCAAAAAGACAAGATGCCTAATCCTGAAGATGTGGACTCATTCATTTGTGCGGAAATACCTGATAGAAATAGTGATCCCGAGTTGTATAAACTTGTCAGTGATTTAATGATGCACGGTCCATGCGAAGAAATGAATCCAAATTGTCCATGCACGGATGATGATAAAAAATGCACAAAACATTTTCCGAAGCCTTTTTCAGATTACACGTCCGTAGATAAAGAAGGATACCCAATTTACCGACGACGGAATGATGGAAGAACCGTCAGTAAACTTGGTCATGATTTGGATAATAGACACGTCGTCCCGTACAATCCGTATCTTTTAAAAAGGTATCAAGCTCATTTAAATGTTGAGTGGTGCAATCAAGTCGGTTCCATCAGATATCTGTTCAAGTACATTAACAAAGGCAATGACCGGGTCACAGCTGAA GAGGTGCTTGATAATGTTCTTAACAAACCGTCTGTCAATTATTCTATGTTTTTGGAATGGATGAACTGCAACAAAAAAAGTGAAGAAGCTAGGAAGCTCACATACGTTGAGTTCCCATCCAAGTTTTGCTGGCAACAAGATGCAAAGATTTGGACACGAAGGAAAATTGGTAGTGGTTCAGTCGGTCGTATCCATCATGTCTCTCCTTCATCAGGTGAATTATTCTATCTTAGAATTCTCTTGAATAAAGTGAGAGGTCCAAAATCATATGAAGATATTCGGACAGTAAATGGGAAGGTTTATGATACTTTTAAACAAGCTTGCTATGAGATGGGCTTATTAGACGATGACCAAGAATATATAGACGGAATTAAGGAGGCCAGCACATGGGATTCAGG CCTTAGCAGGCCGGAATTTGTTTACCAAAATACAATTCAGTACCTTTCAGCTGATCTACTTCGTCATGAAAGAAGGACATTTAGCAATGCAG GTTTGGAAGTTAGTCCAGAGTTGATTGAAAATGCTACTTTATATGAGATTGAAAAAATACTTCAAAGGAATTGTAGTACGCTAAAGAATTTTAGTACAATGCCATATCCAGCGGAAGCCTTTACCAGCATGCCCCAAAATCCGTTGATTACTGATGAGCTATGCTATAGCAGGTCCATGTTAGTTGATGAATTTTCAGCTCTTTTTTCAAAATTGACCGACGAGCAAAAAAAAGCTTACGAAAAAATTGTATCTGCAATTGACGAGGGCAAAGGTGGCGTATTCTTCTTGTATGGTTATGGTGGTACCGGGAAAACATTCTTGTGGAAAACTTTATCCGCGTCTATACGAAGTAGAGGTGATATCGTTCTTAATACAGCATCGAGTGGAATTGCAGCACTTCTGTTAAGTGGTGGACGAACCGCTCACTCACGATTTGCAATACCCATTGACCCAACCGAAGATTCTTTTTGTCACATTACCCCTAGCAGCAACTTAGCTGAGTTGATACGCCAAACAAAACTTATTATATGTGATGAGGCACCAATGGTACATAAGCATTGTTTTGAAGCATTTGACCGTTCTTTGCGAGATATATGTCGACCAATAACTCCAAATAGCATGGAAACCCCATTTGGTGGAAAAGTAATAGTATTCGGTGGAGACTTTCGACAAGTGTTACCAGTTGTTCAATGGGGCAAGAGAGAGGACATTGTAGGTGCTTCACTTAATTCTTCTTATATTTGGAATCATGTTGAAGTGTTAAAGCTTACAATTAATATGAGACTAGGCTTAGGAACAGATCATGTTGTGGAAGAGGAAACAAATTCTTTTGCTGATTGGATTTTAAGAATTGGGAATGGAACAGTGGGTGAAACAAATGACGGAGAATTTGATGTGGACATTCCAGATGAAGTTTTAATTACTGATGCTGAGGATCCAATTGGTTCACTTATTGCCTCTATTTATCCAAACTTTATTCAGAATCTTGGCAACCCGGAATATTATGAAGATAGAGCTATTCTTGCACCAACACATGATGTGGTCAATATAATAAACGATCACATGATGACATTTCTTGATGGTGAAGAAATGGTTTATCTAAGTTCAGACAGTATTTGTCA CATTCAGTATGGTGGTCTTCCGAAGCATAGGTTGGTTTTAAAAGTTGGTGTTCCCGTCATGCTGCTACGCAATGTTGATCAATCTTCTGGTCTATGTAATGGTACACGATTACAGATAACAAAGCTTACAGAGAAAATGATAGAggcaaaaattttaacgggtacccATGTAGGAAAATTAACTTGTATTCCATGGATGTTAATTGTGCCAACCGATAAACGGATACCCTTTAGGTTTCAAAGAAGACAATATCCTTTATCTGTGTGCTTTGCTATGACTATTAATAAGAGCCAAGGCCAGTCTCTAAGTCATGTTGGTTTGTTTCTTGAAAGACCTGTTTTCAGTCATGGACAGTTGTATGTTGCACTATCGAGGGTTAGAAGCAAGAGCGGTTTAAAGGTACTCATTGTAAACAAGGATAAGACTCTCGGAAATTCAACCAAAAATGTTGTGTACAAAGAAGTCTTGCAATATTTGTAG